In Clostridium sp., one DNA window encodes the following:
- a CDS encoding GntR family transcriptional regulator, whose product MAFETGKNLTGKKLYQILKEDIIQLHLKPGLSISEKGISEKFNISRTPVREAFLLLSQEGLLDIYPQKGTFVSLIDLDEVEEARFLREHIERAVVRLACKQFPEEKFIALEMNLKMQKISIEKSDYTKAFKLDEQFHKTIFEGCNKERTWNTICQVEMDFQRIRMLTLSSNLKVDDVYFQHRTIMEAIKNKKPEDADEIMKNHLNMVNYNLKDVKKRYPQYFK is encoded by the coding sequence ATGGCTTTTGAAACAGGCAAAAATTTAACAGGCAAAAAATTATATCAGATTTTAAAAGAGGATATTATACAGCTTCATCTCAAGCCTGGCCTCAGTATTTCTGAAAAGGGTATTTCTGAAAAATTCAATATAAGCAGAACTCCTGTAAGGGAAGCATTCCTGCTTTTATCCCAGGAAGGACTGCTTGATATTTATCCCCAGAAAGGTACATTTGTATCATTGATTGATCTAGATGAAGTAGAGGAAGCCAGATTTTTGCGTGAGCATATTGAAAGAGCTGTAGTCAGGCTTGCATGTAAACAGTTTCCTGAAGAAAAATTTATAGCCTTGGAAATGAACTTGAAAATGCAGAAGATATCCATTGAAAAAAGTGATTATACAAAGGCGTTTAAATTGGATGAGCAGTTTCATAAAACCATTTTTGAAGGATGTAACAAGGAAAGGACATGGAATACCATATGCCAGGTTGAAATGGATTTTCAACGTATACGTATGCTAACCCTTTCTTCTAATTTAAAGGTTGATGATGTATATTTTCAACATAGGACTATAATGGAAGCTATAAAGAATAAGAAGCCTGAAGATGCTGATGAAATTATGAAAAATCATCTAAACATGGTTAATTATAATTTAAAAGACGTAAAAAAGAGATATCCTCAATATTTTAAATGA
- a CDS encoding gamma carbonic anhydrase family protein has product MIRRFGKYEPDIDESCFVADSADIIGKVKLCEDVNVWFGAVVRGDSNNICIGRKTNVQDNCTIHVDPHSPVHIGECVTIGHNAVIHGCEIGNSTLIGMGSIVMNGAVIGSKSIIGAGSIVTENKIIPSGVLCVGAPARIVRKLTDEERLKLGSEAEHYVENSRSYGDFNINK; this is encoded by the coding sequence ATGATAAGAAGGTTTGGAAAGTATGAGCCTGATATAGATGAAAGTTGTTTTGTAGCTGACAGTGCAGATATTATCGGAAAAGTTAAATTGTGTGAAGATGTGAATGTCTGGTTTGGAGCAGTAGTCAGGGGAGATTCAAATAATATATGCATAGGAAGAAAGACCAACGTACAGGATAACTGCACAATTCATGTTGACCCGCATAGTCCTGTACACATAGGAGAATGTGTAACTATAGGACATAATGCAGTAATTCACGGTTGTGAGATAGGAAATTCTACTTTGATAGGCATGGGTTCTATCGTGATGAATGGGGCGGTTATAGGGAGTAAAAGCATAATAGGTGCAGGAAGTATTGTAACTGAAAATAAAATAATACCTTCTGGAGTATTGTGTGTCGGAGCCCCTGCGAGAATTGTAAGAAAACTTACAGATGAAGAAAGATTAAAACTTGGAAGTGAAGCAGAGCATTATGTTGAGAATTCCAGAAGTTATGGTGATTTCAATATAAACAAATAG
- a CDS encoding mannitol dehydrogenase family protein — protein sequence MIELKKDALKNTAAWKAAAIKLPNFDYEEMCKNTRENPIWVHFGSGNIFRGFVAALQQKLLDSGKSKTGIIAVETYDYEIIDKIYKPHDNLSLQVIMKPDGSIDNTVIASIGDSIAADAERTENWKTLSDVFSKSSLQMASFTITEKGYNLKKLSGEFTDEVNRDIKNGPAKPSSVMAKVSALLYRRFKTGQLPIAVVSMDNCSHNGEKLYNSINTIAGKWAENKLVESEFVDYINDVNKVAFPWSMIDKITPRPSKTVEEKLEKLGIKDIKPIITGKNTYIAPFVNAEGPQYLVIEDTFPNGRPELQEAGVYFTDRETVEKVERMKVCTCLNPLHTSMAVFGCMLGYNLIADEMKDEDIVKLINKIGYEEGMPVVSNPGIIAPEDFIREVIEVRLPNPYIPDTPQRIATDTSQKVGIRFGETIKAYVEREDLDVKSLKYIPLVIAGWCRYMLGVDDRGEAFEVSSDPLLDNLKGYLSEVKLGEKYKAGTLKPILSNSGIFGLDLYRIGLGNRIEEYFAEMTGGKNSVRNTIQKYLK from the coding sequence ATGATTGAATTAAAAAAGGATGCCTTGAAGAATACGGCAGCATGGAAAGCAGCTGCAATCAAGCTTCCGAATTTCGATTATGAGGAAATGTGCAAAAATACCAGGGAAAATCCAATTTGGGTACATTTTGGCTCGGGAAATATATTCAGAGGATTTGTGGCAGCACTTCAGCAGAAGCTGCTGGATTCAGGTAAATCGAAAACAGGAATAATTGCTGTTGAGACTTATGACTATGAAATTATAGATAAAATATACAAGCCACATGATAATCTGAGTCTTCAGGTTATTATGAAACCTGATGGCAGCATTGACAATACTGTCATTGCCAGTATTGGGGACAGTATAGCTGCAGATGCAGAAAGAACAGAAAACTGGAAAACACTGAGTGACGTGTTTTCAAAATCTTCGCTTCAGATGGCAAGCTTTACTATAACAGAAAAGGGATACAATCTGAAAAAGCTGTCGGGAGAGTTTACGGATGAAGTAAATAGAGACATAAAAAATGGACCTGCAAAACCGAGCAGTGTAATGGCAAAAGTTTCAGCACTTTTATATAGAAGATTTAAGACTGGACAACTTCCAATTGCTGTAGTCAGCATGGACAACTGTTCACACAATGGAGAAAAGCTCTACAACTCCATAAACACAATTGCAGGCAAATGGGCTGAAAACAAACTTGTTGAAAGTGAATTCGTAGATTATATAAATGATGTCAATAAAGTTGCATTCCCATGGAGCATGATAGACAAGATAACCCCAAGGCCTTCAAAGACAGTAGAGGAAAAACTTGAGAAGCTTGGAATCAAGGATATAAAGCCAATCATAACAGGCAAGAATACCTATATAGCCCCATTTGTAAATGCCGAAGGACCTCAGTATCTTGTAATTGAAGATACCTTCCCGAATGGAAGACCTGAACTTCAGGAGGCAGGAGTGTATTTTACAGACAGGGAAACCGTTGAAAAGGTTGAGAGGATGAAGGTATGTACATGCCTTAACCCACTCCACACATCAATGGCAGTATTCGGATGCATGCTTGGATATAATTTGATTGCAGATGAAATGAAGGACGAGGATATAGTAAAGCTTATAAACAAGATAGGATACGAGGAAGGTATGCCCGTAGTTTCAAATCCGGGAATAATAGCACCTGAGGATTTTATAAGGGAAGTTATAGAAGTAAGACTCCCGAATCCCTATATACCCGACACACCTCAGAGAATAGCAACTGATACGTCACAGAAAGTCGGCATAAGGTTTGGGGAGACAATAAAGGCATATGTTGAAAGAGAAGATCTTGACGTAAAGTCTCTGAAATATATACCACTTGTCATTGCAGGGTGGTGCAGATATATGCTGGGAGTTGATGATAGAGGGGAAGCTTTTGAGGTAAGTTCCGATCCGCTTCTTGATAATCTAAAAGGCTATCTTTCAGAAGTGAAGCTTGGGGAAAAGTATAAAGCCGGGACCTTGAAACCAATATTGTCGAACAGTGGAATATTTGGACTTGATCTCTACAGGATAGGACTTGGAAATAGAATAGAAGAGTATTTTGCTGAAATGACAGGCGGAAAAAACTCAGTTAGAAATACAATTCAAAAATATTTAAAATAA
- the uxuA gene encoding mannonate dehydratase, whose translation MKMTFRWFGENDDSVTLDQIRQIPGITGIVGFLSDIPAGEVWPLDRILDYKKNIENHGLELEVIESVNIHEDIKLGLPSRDKYIENYKETIKNLGQAGIKVICYNFMPVFDWLRTDLAYKLPDGSEVLYYDDDKLKGLEPIKLVEDTEKSSNGFSLPGWEPERLKELKKVLDLYKEVDEEKLFENYKYFLEAIIPTCEKYDIKMAVHPDDPAWNVFGLPRIVHSKENLDRILSLVDSPYNGITLCSGSLGSSTKNNIPELIRYFGAKGRIHFAHVRNIKILSEKHFHEVSHLSTDGSFDMFEIMKALHDVGFDGYIRPDHGRMIWGEKARPGYGLYDRALGATYLNGLWEAIEKMDSRNQ comes from the coding sequence ATGAAAATGACATTTAGGTGGTTTGGTGAAAATGATGACAGTGTTACATTGGATCAGATACGCCAGATACCTGGAATTACAGGAATAGTGGGATTTCTGTCCGATATCCCCGCAGGAGAGGTGTGGCCTCTTGACAGGATACTCGACTATAAAAAGAATATAGAGAATCATGGACTGGAGCTTGAAGTTATAGAAAGTGTAAATATCCATGAAGATATAAAACTGGGGCTGCCGTCAAGAGACAAGTATATAGAAAATTACAAAGAAACGATCAAGAATTTAGGACAAGCTGGTATAAAAGTAATATGTTATAATTTCATGCCAGTGTTTGACTGGCTCAGAACTGACCTTGCATACAAGCTCCCTGATGGATCTGAAGTATTGTACTACGATGATGACAAATTGAAAGGATTGGAGCCTATAAAGCTTGTGGAGGACACCGAGAAGAGTTCAAATGGTTTTTCCCTTCCCGGCTGGGAACCTGAGAGACTCAAAGAGTTAAAAAAGGTACTTGATTTGTACAAGGAAGTAGATGAAGAAAAGCTGTTTGAAAATTACAAGTATTTTCTTGAGGCCATAATACCTACATGTGAAAAATATGATATCAAAATGGCTGTCCATCCGGATGATCCTGCATGGAATGTATTTGGACTTCCAAGGATAGTACATTCCAAAGAAAATCTGGATAGGATACTGAGTCTTGTAGATAGTCCTTACAATGGTATTACACTTTGCAGTGGATCACTTGGCTCCAGTACTAAAAACAATATACCTGAACTTATAAGATATTTCGGCGCCAAAGGCAGAATACATTTTGCACATGTAAGAAATATAAAAATACTGTCTGAAAAACACTTCCATGAGGTGTCCCATTTGTCCACAGACGGAAGCTTTGACATGTTTGAAATAATGAAAGCACTTCATGATGTTGGATTTGATGGATATATAAGACCTGATCATGGAAGAATGATATGGGGTGAAAAGGCAAGGCCTGGATACGGACTGTATGACAGAGCTCTTGGAGCAACATATTTGAATGGACTCTGGGAAGCTATTGAAAAAATGGATAGTAGAAATCAGTAA
- a CDS encoding YaaR family protein, whose amino-acid sequence MEISRIGRSSTTSSKNINIKTKKDFSQSFNSQMEKKSEEQLKNMFDDIKKRGNRLSITKCYSDVRVYKKMIKEYLKSVLNYMYSVKKDISFWQTQYFITVETIDNKLEELTSMLMNEQKENLNIASTIDDISGLLVDIYK is encoded by the coding sequence ATGGAAATTTCTAGAATAGGAAGATCTTCTACTACTTCCTCTAAAAATATAAATATAAAAACAAAAAAAGATTTTTCACAGAGTTTCAATTCCCAGATGGAAAAGAAATCTGAAGAACAGTTGAAAAATATGTTCGATGATATCAAAAAAAGAGGCAATAGGCTGTCAATTACCAAATGTTACTCGGATGTCAGAGTTTATAAAAAGATGATAAAGGAATATTTGAAATCCGTATTGAATTATATGTACAGTGTAAAAAAGGATATAAGCTTCTGGCAGACACAATATTTTATTACAGTTGAAACTATAGACAATAAACTTGAAGAACTTACAAGCATGCTAATGAACGAACAGAAAGAAAATTTGAACATAGCCTCAACCATAGATGATATAAGTGGTCTCCTAGTTGACATATACAAATAA
- the uxaC gene encoding glucuronate isomerase: MVKFMNENFLLSNNTAVNLYNNYAKKMPIIDYHCHIDPKEIYDNKKFRNITEIWLYGDHYKWRVMRANGIDEKYITGNASDYGKFIAWAKTVPMIIGNPIYNWTHLELQRFFGIYDLLNEKTAPVIWEKANEMLSKDDFRTRQLIKKSNVETICTTDDPVDSLEYHKKINEDKDFAVSVFPTFRPDKGMNIDSDDFIPWIKKLEHVSKVDIYDYDGFLKAIESRIEFFNSAGCKISDHGLDKVVYTESTKEEVEDIFLKKIKGAKLAQEEVNKYRTYTLKSLGGIYSKFEWAMQLHMSAVRNNNTRMLKAIGPNTGFDSIRDDNIAYSVSKILDSLEKENSLPKTILYSLNPTDNYTLSTMAGNFQGDGIPGKIQFGAAWWFNDNKDGMIDQMKSLANTGLLSRFVGMLTDSRSFLSYTRHEYFRRIFCNFIGNLVENGEVPEDMELLKDVVQGVCYNNAKNYFGFGNK; the protein is encoded by the coding sequence ATGGTAAAATTTATGAATGAAAATTTTTTGTTGTCCAATAATACTGCTGTGAACTTATATAATAATTACGCAAAAAAAATGCCTATTATAGACTACCATTGCCATATAGATCCAAAAGAAATTTACGATAATAAAAAATTTAGAAATATAACTGAAATTTGGCTGTATGGGGATCACTATAAATGGAGGGTCATGAGGGCGAATGGCATAGATGAAAAATATATTACTGGGAATGCATCCGACTATGGTAAATTTATAGCTTGGGCAAAAACTGTACCAATGATAATAGGAAATCCTATTTATAACTGGACTCATCTTGAACTTCAAAGATTTTTTGGGATATATGATTTATTGAACGAAAAAACTGCACCTGTTATATGGGAAAAAGCCAATGAAATGTTAAGTAAAGATGATTTTAGAACAAGACAATTGATAAAGAAATCCAACGTTGAAACCATATGTACTACGGATGATCCGGTTGATTCCTTGGAATATCACAAAAAAATTAATGAAGATAAGGATTTTGCCGTAAGTGTGTTCCCGACCTTTAGGCCGGATAAAGGAATGAATATAGATTCAGATGATTTTATTCCATGGATTAAGAAACTTGAACATGTGTCTAAAGTAGATATTTATGATTATGATGGGTTTTTGAAAGCTATTGAATCAAGGATAGAATTCTTCAATTCTGCTGGTTGTAAAATATCTGACCATGGCTTGGATAAAGTGGTATATACAGAAAGTACGAAAGAAGAAGTGGAAGATATATTCTTAAAGAAAATTAAAGGTGCAAAATTGGCACAGGAAGAAGTGAATAAATATAGAACATATACACTTAAATCACTAGGCGGAATCTACAGTAAATTTGAATGGGCAATGCAGCTTCATATGTCTGCAGTTAGAAATAATAATACAAGAATGCTTAAAGCAATTGGACCCAACACTGGGTTTGACTCTATAAGGGATGACAATATAGCATATTCTGTTTCGAAAATTTTGGATTCACTGGAAAAAGAAAATAGTCTCCCTAAAACTATATTATATTCATTAAATCCAACAGATAATTATACCTTGAGTACAATGGCCGGAAATTTTCAAGGTGATGGTATTCCAGGGAAAATTCAATTTGGGGCAGCATGGTGGTTCAATGATAATAAAGATGGAATGATTGATCAAATGAAATCGTTAGCTAATACGGGACTGCTTAGCAGATTTGTAGGTATGTTGACGGACTCCAGAAGTTTTCTATCATATACAAGGCATGAATATTTTCGTAGAATATTTTGTAATTTTATTGGCAATTTAGTTGAAAACGGTGAAGTGCCAGAAGATATGGAATTATTGAAAGATGTGGTACAAGGAGTATGCTATAACAATGCAAAAAATTATTTCGGGTTTGGAAATAAATAG
- a CDS encoding M14 family metallopeptidase has protein sequence MPVLRIGDSGNQVMRIQSVLKKLGYYEGNVDGIFGAQTENAVRKFQIKNGLVPDGIVGENTRRVMERFIEGFDNYTIRQGDTLYNIARMYGTQINRIIIANPQIQPFGVIPGTTIKVPYNIDIVDTDINYTYDIMESDIFALKARYPFLNIGTAGKSVLGRELYYIRLGTGSNEVFYNASHHSLEWITTLLLMKFAENFLKAYTEESNIRGYDIEDIWERSSIYIVPMVNPDGVELVLGGLTRENPYYEDLIRWNNGSENFSRDWQANNRGVDINHNYNAGWQISKDLEESYGVYGPGPTRYSGPYPVSEPETQAVVNFTKKHNFRLALAYHSQGEIIYWQYDNLTPSESRAIVEQFADVSGYTPQEAAGITSYSGYKDWFIQDFGRPGFTIEVGRGVNPLPISQFPEIYENNEELLVLASIV, from the coding sequence ATGCCGGTTTTAAGGATAGGTGATTCGGGAAATCAGGTAATGAGAATACAGTCGGTTTTAAAAAAACTGGGATATTATGAAGGAAATGTGGACGGAATATTTGGTGCACAGACGGAAAATGCCGTGAGAAAGTTTCAGATAAAAAATGGTCTTGTTCCTGATGGAATAGTAGGTGAAAATACCCGTAGGGTCATGGAAAGATTTATAGAGGGATTTGATAATTATACAATAAGACAAGGAGATACTCTCTATAATATAGCCAGGATGTATGGTACCCAGATAAATAGAATAATAATAGCCAATCCCCAGATACAGCCATTTGGAGTGATACCTGGAACTACAATAAAAGTTCCGTACAATATCGACATAGTAGATACAGATATAAATTATACCTATGATATAATGGAGAGCGATATCTTTGCATTAAAGGCACGATATCCATTTTTGAATATTGGTACTGCGGGAAAAAGTGTACTTGGAAGGGAACTTTACTATATAAGACTTGGAACAGGGTCCAATGAGGTTTTTTATAATGCATCCCATCATTCCTTGGAGTGGATAACAACGCTGCTCCTCATGAAATTTGCAGAGAATTTCCTGAAGGCATATACGGAAGAAAGTAATATAAGAGGATATGATATAGAAGATATATGGGAAAGGAGCAGTATATATATTGTTCCCATGGTAAATCCGGATGGAGTTGAACTGGTTCTGGGTGGGCTCACCAGAGAAAATCCATATTATGAAGACCTCATAAGATGGAACAATGGGAGTGAGAATTTTTCAAGAGACTGGCAGGCAAATAATAGGGGCGTAGATATAAACCACAATTATAATGCAGGCTGGCAGATTTCAAAAGATCTGGAGGAGTCATATGGAGTTTATGGTCCAGGTCCAACCAGATATTCTGGGCCATATCCAGTTTCAGAGCCTGAGACACAAGCTGTGGTGAATTTTACTAAAAAACACAATTTCAGACTTGCTCTGGCATATCACAGCCAGGGAGAGATTATATACTGGCAATATGACAACCTTACGCCTTCAGAGTCGAGAGCCATAGTGGAACAATTTGCAGATGTAAGTGGCTACACTCCGCAGGAGGCTGCTGGAATAACTTCATATTCAGGATATAAGGACTGGTTTATACAGGACTTTGGAAGACCAGGTTTTACCATTGAAGTCGGCAGGGGTGTAAATCCGCTTCCAATAAGCCAGTTCCCTGAAATATATGAAAATAATGAGGAACTTCTCGTTCTTGCGTCAATTGTATAA
- a CDS encoding MFS transporter: protein MSRRDKKVTIPVGIGYGLVDLMGGGAFTIIGTFLLFFYTTFAGLSPVQGASIIAIARIVDAVASLLMGSITDNFYKSKLGKKFGRRRFFLLIGAPLMADYILLWITGMNYWFYLGTYIMFEIIASMVLIPWETLPAEMTKDFNDRTKISTSRMFISATGTFLATFVPGQLIRYFGQTNAYAYFINGLIFAILYGICIFIAYKVTWEREITPAMKKEMLQTSNENKGFIYLIKTIVKVSGDYISTLKIKSFRKHLIIYLLSFTAKDTFNAVFVYFCVYDLKVSASLAANLLSLSIVGIPMTILGGFLMIKIGPANLYKMSYSTMIICLLAFYEVYVYDAGSKTLILFLIAAVYQMGRSLLEFTPWNVFPFIPDVDEMVTRQRREGLFAAVMTFTRKSSVAIATFVVGVILQSSGFVKGNTVQPPQVMHTIAYILVIGCTVMLLLSIVMAFTFKLNKQTHLILVKEIDRLKNNGSKTDVEPKTREVVENLTGYKYEDVWK from the coding sequence ATGTCGAGAAGGGATAAGAAGGTTACTATACCTGTAGGTATTGGATATGGACTTGTTGATTTGATGGGGGGTGGAGCTTTTACTATTATCGGTACTTTCCTATTGTTTTTTTATACCACTTTCGCAGGATTGTCTCCTGTACAGGGTGCTTCTATTATTGCCATTGCACGTATCGTAGATGCAGTTGCAAGTTTGCTTATGGGAAGTATAACAGATAATTTTTATAAATCTAAATTAGGAAAGAAATTTGGAAGACGTCGTTTCTTCTTGCTCATAGGGGCACCTTTAATGGCTGATTATATATTACTATGGATAACAGGAATGAATTATTGGTTTTATCTAGGTACATATATAATGTTTGAAATTATTGCTTCTATGGTACTGATTCCATGGGAAACACTTCCTGCTGAAATGACAAAAGATTTTAATGACAGGACAAAGATATCAACATCAAGAATGTTTATTTCAGCTACAGGAACTTTTTTAGCAACATTTGTTCCAGGCCAGCTGATCAGATATTTTGGACAAACTAATGCATATGCATATTTTATTAATGGATTGATTTTTGCTATATTGTATGGTATTTGTATATTTATAGCATATAAAGTAACATGGGAGAGAGAAATAACACCTGCTATGAAGAAAGAGATGCTGCAGACTTCAAATGAAAATAAAGGATTCATCTATTTGATAAAAACAATTGTTAAAGTATCAGGCGATTATATATCTACCTTGAAAATAAAAAGTTTTAGAAAGCATCTTATTATATATCTTTTATCGTTTACGGCTAAGGATACGTTTAATGCCGTGTTTGTGTATTTCTGTGTATACGATTTGAAGGTCTCGGCTTCACTTGCTGCTAATTTGTTGTCTCTCAGTATTGTAGGTATACCTATGACTATTTTAGGCGGCTTTTTAATGATAAAAATTGGGCCTGCAAATTTATACAAGATGTCTTATTCGACTATGATCATCTGCTTATTGGCCTTTTATGAAGTATATGTATATGATGCAGGATCCAAAACTTTAATTTTATTTTTAATTGCTGCAGTATATCAAATGGGAAGAAGTTTGCTTGAATTTACTCCCTGGAATGTATTTCCGTTCATACCGGATGTAGATGAAATGGTTACAAGGCAGAGACGAGAGGGACTTTTTGCGGCAGTCATGACTTTTACAAGAAAGAGTAGTGTAGCTATAGCTACATTTGTTGTAGGAGTTATACTTCAATCTTCTGGATTCGTTAAAGGGAATACGGTGCAGCCGCCACAGGTAATGCATACAATTGCATATATACTTGTTATTGGATGTACTGTAATGCTCCTGTTATCCATAGTAATGGCATTTACATTCAAACTTAACAAACAAACACATCTTATATTGGTAAAAGAAATCGACCGTTTAAAAAACAATGGTTCTAAAACGGATGTTGAGCCAAAAACAAGAGAAGTTGTTGAGAATCTTACTGGATATAAATATGAAGATGTCTGGAAATAA